The following proteins come from a genomic window of Trifolium pratense cultivar HEN17-A07 linkage group LG4, ARS_RC_1.1, whole genome shotgun sequence:
- the LOC123919964 gene encoding pentatricopeptide repeat-containing protein At3g16610 yields MRRCLKREEASIFLTNWQRHRHIQIQSCHYISHPPRSPSPSNSSNAPQLVRDYISRNEIKLARHMFDKIPNPSIVLWNMMIRAYAWAGPFQQSIHLYLQMLHLGLTPTKFTFPFVLKACSALQALQLGRLIHNHAHLLGLSMDVYVSTALLDMYSKCGNLFEAQTLFNTMSHVDRDIVAWNAMIAAFSFHALHAETMQLLSQMLQDGISPNSSTFVSVLPTIGQANALRQGKAIHSHCLRRKFFCDNVVLATALLDMYAKCNHLSYARKIFNTVNKKNEICCTAMIAGYVLHHCMPDALALYDDMLCIYNLNPTPATLATVLRACAQLTDLKRGKNLHCHIIKSGIHLDTTVGNSLISMYAKCGIMDDAAGFLDEMTSKDPVSYSAIISGCVQNGYAEKALLIFRQMQSLGIEPHLETMIALLPACSHLAALQHGKSCHGYAVVRGFSNDTSICNAIIDMYSKCGKITISREIFDRMQNRDIISWNTMIIGYGIHGLCVEALSLFHEIMASGSKPDDVTFIAVLSACSHSGLVTEGKYWFSSMSQDFNIKPRMAHYICMVDLLARAGNLDEAYTFIQRMPFVPDVRVWGALLAACRTHKNIEMGEQVSKKIQLLGPEGTGNFVLMSNIYSSVGRWNDAAHIRSIQRHHGYKKSPGCSWVEISGVIHAFIGGHQYHPQSASINNKLQELLVGMKKLGYRADSSFALHDVEEEEKEQILLYHSEKIAIAFGILHNSPSDRILVTKNLRICADCHSAIKFITLLTKREITVRDVSRFHHFKNGMCNCQDFW; encoded by the coding sequence ATGCGAAGATGTTTGAAACGTGAAGAAGCTTCGATCTTCCTAACCAATTGGCAAAGGCACAGACATATTCAGATTCAGAGTTGTCATTATATTTCTCATCCTCCTCGGTCTCCTTCTCCTTCTAATTCTTCTAATGCACCACAGCTTGTCCGTGACTATATTTCACGTAATGAAATCAAACTTGCACGTCACATGTTCGACAAAATTCCAAACCCGAGTATTGTTTTGTGGAACATGATGATCCGAGCTTATGCTTGGGCTGGCCCATTTCAACAATCCATTCATTTGTATCTTCAAATGTTGCATCTTGGCTTGACACCCACCAAGTTCACCTTCCCTTTTGTTCTCAAAGCTTGCTCCGCTCTACAAGCATTACAACTTGGGAGACTTATACATAACCATGCACACTTACTTGGTCTCTCGATGGATGTCTATGTTTCCACGGCGTTGCTTGATATGTACTCTAAGTGTGGCAATTTGTTTGAAGCACAAACACTATTTAATACTATGTCCCACGTCGATAGGGATATTGTCGCCTGGAATGCCATGATAGCTGCATTTTCGTTTCATGCACTTCATGCTGAAACAATGCAGCTGCTTTCCCAAATGCTGCAAGATGGAATTTCTCCTAATTCTTCGACTTTTGTATCTGTTCTACCCACAATTGGACAAGCTAATGCACTACGCCAGGGGAAGGCTATTCACTCTCACTGTCTCAGGAGGAAATTCTTTTGTGACAACGTCGTTCTTGCAACTGCACTTTTGGATATGTATGCTAAGTGTAATCACTTATCTTATGCCAGAAAAATCTTTAATactgtcaataaaaaaaatgagatatgTTGTACCGCTATGATTGCAGGTTATGTCCTTCATCATTGCATGCCAGATGCATTGGCCCTTTATGATGACATGCTATGTATATACAACTTGAATCCCACACCAGCCACTCTAGCAACCGTGCTTCGAGCTTGTGCACAACTCACTGATCTCAAAAGGGGGAAAAACTTGCATTGTCACATCATTAAGTCAGGAATACACCTAGATACAACAGTAGGAAACTCATTGATATCAATGTATGCCAAGTGTGGCATTATGGACGATGCAGCGGGGTTTCTTGATGAAATGACCTCAAAAGACCCAGTTTCTTATAGTGCTATTATTTCAGGATGTGTGCAAAATGGCTATGCTGAGAAAGCTTTACTTATTTTTCGCCAAATGCAGTCATTGGGGATCGAACCACATTTGGAAACCATGATAGCTCTACTTCCAGCTTGTTCACATTTGGCCGCTCTACAACACGGGAAAAGCTGCCATGGATATGCAGTTGTTCGTGGCTTCAGTAATGACACCTCCATTTGCAACGCCATTATTGACATGTACTCAAAGTGTGGAAAGATTACAATCAGTAGGGAGATTTTTGATAGGATGCAGAACAGAGACATAATTTCATGGAATACAATGATAATTGGTTATGGCATTCATGGCCTATGCGTGGAGGCACTTTCACTATTCCATGAAATAATGGCGTCAGGCTCGAAACCTGATGATGTGACCTTTATTGCTGTTTTATCTGCATGTAGTCATTCAGGACTTGTCACAGAAGGGAAATATTGGTTCAGTTCCATGAGCCAAGACTTCAATATCAAACCAAGGATGgcacattatatatgcatggTTGACCTTCTGGCCAGAGCGGGAAATTTGGATGAGGCATACACCTTCATTCAAAGGATGCCATTTGTGCCTGATGTTCGTGTATGGGGTGCATTGCTTGCTGCATGTAGGACgcacaaaaatattgaaatgggTGAACAAGTGTCAAAGAAGATCCAGCTGCTGGGACCTGAAGGTACTGGAAATTTTGTTCTTATGTCAAACATATATAGTTCTGTAGGAAGATGGAATGATGCAGCACATATTAGAAGTATACAAAGGCATCATGGTTACAAGAAAAGCCCAGGGTGCAGTTGGGTTGAGATCTCTGGGGTAATCCATGCATTTATTGGGGGCCATCAATATCATCCACAATCAGCATCCATAAATAACAAGTTACAGGAACTGTTGGTGGGGATGAAAAAATTGGGATATCGTGCAGATTCTAGTTTTGCTCTTCATGATGTTGAAGAAGAGGAGAAGGAGCAGATTCTCCTCTATCATAGTGAAAAAATAGCCATTGCATTTGGAATTCTACACAATAGTCCCAGTGACCGCATTCTAGTTACAAAAAATCTGCGGATTTGTGCGGACTGCCACTCTGCAATAAAATTCATTACTCTCTTAACAAAAAGGGAGATAACAGTAAGAGATGTAAGTCGGTTTCATCATTTTAAGAATGGAATGTGCAATTGTCAGGATTTCTGGTAA